The following proteins are co-located in the Oncorhynchus clarkii lewisi isolate Uvic-CL-2024 chromosome 30, UVic_Ocla_1.0, whole genome shotgun sequence genome:
- the LOC139389774 gene encoding deoxyguanosine kinase, mitochondrial isoform X2 — MYSFYRFLVLNLISHCKNLTVSLRYIGSVKRHVLRTRRDENPVLLYSTIARRATNLCLLRSPHCHSSTGPMDDINRVKRVSIEGNIAVGKSTFAQLLQFAGQDWEVVPEPVGKWQSIESGSSQKVSNLLDMMYQDPQRWSYTFQTNSCMSRMRTQLQPPPAHLFRAEGVPVQVFERSVYSDRYVFALNMFELGCINSTEWAVYQDWHSFLVEQFGRQVELEGIIYLQAPPQKCMERLGQRGRVEEKGVQLDYLEKLHTQHERWLIDKSTKLHFEQLTRVPVLVLDASLEFEEDPKVWAKFITQVKDFFSGL, encoded by the exons ATGTACTCATTCTACCGGTTCCTGGTGTTGAATCTGATTTCCCATTGTAAAAACCTCACAGTCTCGTTGCGATATATCGGATCGGTTAAGCGGCATGTTTTGAGAACCCGCCGAGACGAAAATCCAGTGCTTCTCTACTCAACAATTGCGAGAAGGGCGACCAACCTCTGCCTGTTGCGCTCACCACACTGTCATTCAAGCACCGGGCCAATGGACGACATTAACCGAGTTAAGAGGGTCTCAATTGAAGGCAACATTG CGGTAGGAAAGTCGACATTCGCACAACTCCTGCAGTTTGCTGGCCAAGACTGGGAAGTGGTTCCTGAGCCCGTGGGGAAATGGCAGAGCATCGAGAGTGGGTCTTCACAA AAGGTCAGTAACCTGTTGGATATGATGTACCAGGACCCTCAGCGATGGTCCTACACCTTTCAGACCAACTCCTGCATGAGCCGCATGCGCACCCAGCTGCAGCCACCACCAGCACACCTGTTCAGAGCAGAGGGCGTCCCTGTGCAGGTCTTTGAGCGCTCTGTGTACAGTGATAG GTATGTATTTGCCCTGAACATGTTTGAGCTGGGCTGCATCAACTCTACTGAGTGGGCTGTCTACCAGGACTGGCATTCCTTCCTGGTGGAACAGTTTGGCCGTCAGGTGGAACTGGAGGGCATAATTTACCTCCAAGCCCCCCCACAG AAGTGTATGGAGCGTCTGGGACAACGGGGGCGGGTGGAGGAGAAAGGAGTGCAGCTAGACTACCTGGAGAAACTACACACCCAGCATGAGAGGTGGCTCATAGACAAGAGCACTAA GCTGCACTTTGAGCAATTGACCCGGGTGCCTGTATTGGTGCTGGATGCCAGTCTAGAGTTTGAGGAGGACCCTAAGGTGTGGGCCAAATTTATCACACAG GTGAAGGACTTCTTCAGTGGACTATGA
- the LOC139389774 gene encoding deoxyguanosine kinase, mitochondrial isoform X1, whose protein sequence is MYSFYRFLVLNLISHCKNLTVSLRYIGSVKRHVLRTRRDENPVLLYSTIARRATNLCLLRSPHCHSSTGPMDDINRVKRVSIEGNIAVGKSTFAQLLQFAGQDWEVVPEPVGKWQSIESGSSQQKVSNLLDMMYQDPQRWSYTFQTNSCMSRMRTQLQPPPAHLFRAEGVPVQVFERSVYSDRYVFALNMFELGCINSTEWAVYQDWHSFLVEQFGRQVELEGIIYLQAPPQKCMERLGQRGRVEEKGVQLDYLEKLHTQHERWLIDKSTKLHFEQLTRVPVLVLDASLEFEEDPKVWAKFITQVKDFFSGL, encoded by the exons ATGTACTCATTCTACCGGTTCCTGGTGTTGAATCTGATTTCCCATTGTAAAAACCTCACAGTCTCGTTGCGATATATCGGATCGGTTAAGCGGCATGTTTTGAGAACCCGCCGAGACGAAAATCCAGTGCTTCTCTACTCAACAATTGCGAGAAGGGCGACCAACCTCTGCCTGTTGCGCTCACCACACTGTCATTCAAGCACCGGGCCAATGGACGACATTAACCGAGTTAAGAGGGTCTCAATTGAAGGCAACATTG CGGTAGGAAAGTCGACATTCGCACAACTCCTGCAGTTTGCTGGCCAAGACTGGGAAGTGGTTCCTGAGCCCGTGGGGAAATGGCAGAGCATCGAGAGTGGGTCTTCACAA CAGAAGGTCAGTAACCTGTTGGATATGATGTACCAGGACCCTCAGCGATGGTCCTACACCTTTCAGACCAACTCCTGCATGAGCCGCATGCGCACCCAGCTGCAGCCACCACCAGCACACCTGTTCAGAGCAGAGGGCGTCCCTGTGCAGGTCTTTGAGCGCTCTGTGTACAGTGATAG GTATGTATTTGCCCTGAACATGTTTGAGCTGGGCTGCATCAACTCTACTGAGTGGGCTGTCTACCAGGACTGGCATTCCTTCCTGGTGGAACAGTTTGGCCGTCAGGTGGAACTGGAGGGCATAATTTACCTCCAAGCCCCCCCACAG AAGTGTATGGAGCGTCTGGGACAACGGGGGCGGGTGGAGGAGAAAGGAGTGCAGCTAGACTACCTGGAGAAACTACACACCCAGCATGAGAGGTGGCTCATAGACAAGAGCACTAA GCTGCACTTTGAGCAATTGACCCGGGTGCCTGTATTGGTGCTGGATGCCAGTCTAGAGTTTGAGGAGGACCCTAAGGTGTGGGCCAAATTTATCACACAG GTGAAGGACTTCTTCAGTGGACTATGA
- the LOC139389970 gene encoding transcobalamin-2-like isoform X1 has product MYILYILSGLLALVASKPCDPVGSEPGELLLSLNKNLLRSLEDEGTSPNPSVHLALRLSTHHNLGMESDHLNALKTDLHTDIESSLANSQPVVGLLALYTLALKASCYDLNTLTFTVNQRSETLLTHLKRQMELEKDHIAFSQRPLTNYYQYSLGVLALCVSGVRVNSHVSNKLIRAVGHGHIKHEASDSIDTFAMAGMALQCLKESDTQVQDAALDKALDLIKLKLLDSQRADGHMGNEFSTGLAVQALLAMGSQVQECASSMEAMRSDVRKGTYLNPMAMSQTLPALQQKSYLQVKGKECRNEDDSLVLEAREPVTVLQSHTNVALKVEVVKSHGASAVYSVDVPTGTSLVDALELLQKTNIDFTFEKETSLWGPFLSVVNGELARQTDRRYWHLSSDGNTLSQGIKDFKIETAQQITIKNTRY; this is encoded by the exons ATGTATATCCTATACATTCTTAGTGGACTGCTGGCACTGGTTGCAAGCAAACCCTGTG ATCCTGTAGGATCAGAGCCTGGTGAGCTGCTCCTCTCACTCAATAAGAATCTGCTGCGTTCTCTGGAGGATGAAGGAACGTCCCCCAATCCCAGTGTGCACCTGGCCCTGCGCCTGTCCACTCACCACAACCTTGGCATGGAGAGTGATCACCTGAATGCACTTAAAACAGATTTACACACTGACATTGAGAG CTCTCTGGCCAACAGCCAGCCAGTGGTGGGTCTCCTGGCCCTGTACACTCTGGCCCTGAAGGCCTCCTGCTACGACCTCAACACCTTGACCTTCACTGTCAATCAGAGGAGCGAGACCCTGCTGACTCATCTCAAGAGACAGATGGAACTGGAGAAAGACCACATCGCCT TCAGCCAGCGTCCTCTGACTAACTACTACCAGTATTCTCTGGGCGTGCTGGCACTGTGTGTGAGTGGAGTTAGAGTCAACTCTCACGTCAGCAACAAGCTCATCAGGGCTGTAGGGCATGGACATATCAAACATGAAGCCTCCGATAGCATTG ACACGTTTGCCATGGCTGGGATGGCCCTGCAGTGCCTGAAGGAGTCTGACACCCAGGTGCAGGATGCGGCTCTGGACAAAGCCCTGGACCTCATCAAGCTGAAGCTACTGGACTCCCAGCGGGCTGATGGTCACATGGGCAATGAGTTCAGCACAGGCCTGGCAGTGCAG GCCCTGCTGGCGATGGGCAGCCAGGTGCAGGAGTGTGCTAGCTCCATGGAGGCCATGAGGTCAGATGTGAGGAAAGGAACCTATCTCAACCCCATGGCTATGTCCCAAACTCTGCCTGCTCTCCAGCAGAAATCCTATCTGCAAGTCAAGGGCAAGGAGTGCCGCAATGAGGATG ACAGCCTGGTCCTGGAGGCCAGGGAGCCAGTGACGGTGTTACAGAGTCATACCAACGTAGCCCTGAAGGTGGAGGTGGTCAAATCGCATGGGGCATCTGCTGTCTATTCTGTGGATGTGCCAACGGGCACCTCGTTGGTTGATGCTCTTGAACTCCTTCAAAAGACCAACATTGACTTCAC GTTTGAGAAGGAGACCAGCCTTTGGGGACCTTTCCTGAGTGTGGTGAATGGGGAACTGGCTAGACAGACCGACCGCAGATACTGGCACCTCTCCTCAGACGGCAACACTCTCAGCCAGG GTATCAAAGATTTCAAGATTGAGACGGCTCAACAGATCACCATCAAAAACACCAGATACTGA
- the LOC139389971 gene encoding coiled-coil domain-containing protein 117-like yields the protein MHHPSPMSSELGLLPAMYSFPGLINVTEIGINIGPANTCQHLPGVLPPNTSWERRCLRKHRRRADDEGCSAKKRRLMEEAGCDPLDYLSPKVFHNWPPGNSIPPLPESSSQALPQPCLGTQDLGLPLSGSSSALACPEAEGSCMEVEAAQRRLQEIEERITLEDDDDDEDLDVEPAPRRPMLVMSDSLREGLQRGISDILPHTVAQSVSHSCMELVVWRPPEVALARRLKDSLQRQRKQQITSRQPPSPSASLSSLTPTNTPGETYSPMYCSPGAGAHSAGEEDMEL from the exons ATGCATCATCCTAGCCCCATGAGCAGTGAGCTGGGCTTGTTGCCTGCCATGTACTCATTCCCTGGCCTTATCAACGTCACTGAAATCGGGATCAATATTGGCCCTGCAAATACCTGTCAACACCTGCCGGGAGTGTTGCCCCCAAACAC GAGTTGGGAGAGACGATGCCTGAGAAAGCACAGGAGGAGAGCAGATGACGA AGGATGCAGTGCCAAAAAGAGGAGGCTGATGGAAGAGGCAGGATGCGATCCTTTGGATTACCTCAGCCCCAAAGTGTTTCATAACTGGCCACCAGGCAACAGCATCCCCCCTCTACCTGAATCATCTAGCCAAGCACTCCCCCAGCCCTGTCTGGGGACTCAGGACCTGGGGCTGCCCTTATCCGGGTCTTCCTCCGCTCTGGCCTGTCCAGAAGCAGAAGGCTCCTGCATGGAGGTGGAGGCAGCACAGAGGAGACTGCAGGAGATTGAGGAGAG GATCACCCTGGAGGATGATGACGACGATGAGGACCTGGATGTGGAGCCAGCACCCAGGAGGCCCATGCTGGTGATGTCTGACAGTCTGAGGGAGGGGCTTCAGCGTGGCATCAGTGACATCCTCCCCCACACTGTGGCCCAGTCTGT GAGCCACTCCTGTATGGAGCTGGTAGTATGGCGCCCCCCAGAGGTTGCGCTGGCCCGGCGGCTGAAGGACTCCCTACAGAGGCAGAGGAAGCAGCAGATTACCAGCAGGCAACCCCCGAGCCCTAGTGCCTCTCTGAGTTCCCTCACCCCCACAAACACCCCAGGGGAGACATACTCCCCTATGTATTGCAGCCCAGGGGCAGGTGCccacagcgctggagaggaggacaTGGAGCTGTAG
- the LOC139389970 gene encoding transcobalamin-2-like isoform X2 produces MYILYILSGLLALVASKPCDPVGSEPGELLLSLNKNLLRSLEDEGTSPNPSVHLALRLSTHHNLGMESDHLNALKTDLHTDIESSLANSQPVVGLLALYTLALKASCYDLNTLTFTVNQRSETLLTHLKRQMELEKDHIAFSQRPLTNYYQYSLGVLALCVSGVRVNSHVSNKLIRAVGHGHIKHEASDSIDTFAMAGMALQCLKESDTQVQDAALDKALDLIKLKLLDSQRADGHMGNEFSTGLAVQALLAMGSQVQECASSMEAMRSDVRKGTYLNPMAMSQTLPALQQKSYLQVKGKECRNEDGNLVLEAREPVTVLQSHTNVALKVEVVKSHGASAVYSVDVPTGTSLVDALELLQKTNIDFTFEKETSLWGPFLSVVNGELARQTDRRYWHLSSDGNTLSQGIKDFKIETAQQITIKNTRY; encoded by the exons ATGTATATCCTATACATTCTTAGTGGACTGCTGGCACTGGTTGCAAGCAAACCCTGTG ATCCTGTAGGATCAGAGCCTGGTGAGCTGCTCCTCTCACTCAATAAGAATCTGCTGCGTTCTCTGGAGGATGAAGGAACGTCCCCCAATCCCAGTGTGCACCTGGCCCTGCGCCTGTCCACTCACCACAACCTTGGCATGGAGAGTGATCACCTGAATGCACTTAAAACAGATTTACACACTGACATTGAGAG CTCTCTGGCCAACAGCCAGCCAGTGGTGGGTCTCCTGGCCCTGTACACTCTGGCCCTGAAGGCCTCCTGCTACGACCTCAACACCTTGACCTTCACTGTCAATCAGAGGAGCGAGACCCTGCTGACTCATCTCAAGAGACAGATGGAACTGGAGAAAGACCACATCGCCT TCAGCCAGCGTCCTCTGACTAACTACTACCAGTATTCTCTGGGCGTGCTGGCACTGTGTGTGAGTGGAGTTAGAGTCAACTCTCACGTCAGCAACAAGCTCATCAGGGCTGTAGGGCATGGACATATCAAACATGAAGCCTCCGATAGCATTG ACACGTTTGCCATGGCTGGGATGGCCCTGCAGTGCCTGAAGGAGTCTGACACCCAGGTGCAGGATGCGGCTCTGGACAAAGCCCTGGACCTCATCAAGCTGAAGCTACTGGACTCCCAGCGGGCTGATGGTCACATGGGCAATGAGTTCAGCACAGGCCTGGCAGTGCAG GCCCTGCTGGCGATGGGCAGCCAGGTGCAGGAGTGTGCTAGCTCCATGGAGGCCATGAGGTCAGATGTGAGGAAAGGAACCTATCTCAACCCCATGGCTATGTCCCAAACTCTGCCTGCTCTCCAGCAGAAATCCTATCTGCAAGTCAAGGGCAAGGAGTGCCGCAATGAGGATGGCAA CCTGGTCCTGGAGGCCAGGGAGCCAGTGACGGTGTTACAGAGTCATACCAACGTAGCCCTGAAGGTGGAGGTGGTCAAATCGCATGGGGCATCTGCTGTCTATTCTGTGGATGTGCCAACGGGCACCTCGTTGGTTGATGCTCTTGAACTCCTTCAAAAGACCAACATTGACTTCAC GTTTGAGAAGGAGACCAGCCTTTGGGGACCTTTCCTGAGTGTGGTGAATGGGGAACTGGCTAGACAGACCGACCGCAGATACTGGCACCTCTCCTCAGACGGCAACACTCTCAGCCAGG GTATCAAAGATTTCAAGATTGAGACGGCTCAACAGATCACCATCAAAAACACCAGATACTGA